A DNA window from Malus domestica chromosome 12, GDT2T_hap1 contains the following coding sequences:
- the LOC103433955 gene encoding increased DNA methylation 2 isoform X1 has translation MDGLSQATGSNPAIGLDFNNFQSGVANDDQRFLLYFIIGTYFGPDLKGERPSKSVLQRIAERLPPYTIEQLGGSRLKMAEVGQVYYYVLRKADQSAIVKLPLLSQFFHGSLRTRREDATANYPQFMDLFPLLLHPHSQFNNKDDIFENIVFIHNPEIYYIKPKDIERFKRLTGLEDFLLDRDAARLHTVPDGSVLHNVLEQELKSNGESPPASSCQSSRGTKHLEDLMELKDPLKPMHVEAPISTVPDCGTPMMHSYMSPHTNKTTSEPVEKLDRAMIFLPSLPTKKELSNIVAATRDGFALTGSAAMAKVGPTIGLIDIGECDDSYLFRVSLPGVRRDEREFSCEVENEGQVLIRGVTVTGEKTVHRYSQMFEMQTQNLCPSGQFSISFQLPGPVNPQQFSGNFGTDGILEGIVMKRKDDSSKYA, from the exons ATGGATGGCTTGTCTCAGGCGACAGGATCTAATCCTGCCATAGGGTTAGATTTTAACAATTTTCAAAGTGGGGTGGCAAATGATGATCAGCGCTTTCTCTTGTACTTCATTATCGGTACCTACTTTGGGCCTGATCTTAAAGGAGAGAGGCCATCAAAGTCAGTGTTGCAGAGAATAGCTGAGCGACTTCCACCATATACTATTGAGCAACTAGGTGGCTCCCGCCTGAAAATGGCAGAGGTAGGGCAGGTGTACTATTATGTTCTTCGGAAGGCTGACCAATCTGCCATTGTTAAATTACCTTTGTTAAGCCAGTTCTTCCATGGTAGCCTCCGTACCcgtagagaagatgccacagcCAATTACCCTCAGTTTATGGATCTCTTTCCTCTTCTACTCCACCCCCATTCACAGTTCAATAACAAAGATGATATCTTTGAGAACATTGTATTTATTCATAACCCAGAAATATATTACATTAAGCCAAAGGATATCGAACGATTTAAGAGGCTTACTGGGCTGGAGGATTTTCTTCTGGATAGAGATGCTGCAAGGCTGCATACTGTTCCTGATGGAAGTGTTTTACATAATGTGTTGGAGCAGGAGCTGAAGTCCAATGGTGAGTCACCTCCTGCTAGTTCTTGTCAAAGTTCTAGGGGAACGAAACATTTAGAGGATCTCATGGAATTGAAGGATCCTCTGAAACCTATGCATGTTGAAGCACCTATCAGTACTGTTCCAGATTGTGGTACTCCTATGATGCATAGTTATATGTCCCCGCACACGAATAAAACAACCTCTGAGCCTGTGGAGAAACTTGATCGTGCTAtgatttttcttccttctcttccaACTAAAAAAGAGTTGTCCAATATTGTAGCTGCCACCAGAGATGGATTTGCATTGACTGGGAGTGCGGCAATGGCGAAGGTGGGACCAACGATAGGGCTCATTGACATTGGAGAATGTGATGACTCCTACCTGTTTCGTGTATCTCTTCCTGGAGTGAGAAGAGATGAAA GGGAATTCAGCTGTGAAGTTGAAAATGAGGGCCAAGTATTGATAAGAGGAGTGACGGTAACAGGCGAGAAGACAGTCCACAGGTACTCTCAGATGTTTGAAATGCAAACACAGAATCTTTGCCCTTCTGGGCAGTTTTCCATCTCGTTTCAGCTACCTGGTCCAGTTAATCCGCAGCAGTTTTCTGGTAATTTTGGGACGGATGGAATTCTGGAGGGAATTGTGATGAAACGAAAAGATGACAGTAGTAAGTATGCGTAG
- the LOC103408619 gene encoding putative CCR4-associated factor 1 homolog 8, producing MRKKLTSVWAHNFKQEISSVDRCLCRFPIVSFDTEFPGFLRNTPRGASEGLCYQDLAFNVDSLKLIQLGITLFDDGGNVGGTWEFNFRGFDEETDPHVPESIALLKTNGLDLEKFGKFGIDSDIFVEGFVEILRVHRGRLVWVSFHGLYDSAYVMKLVTRKTIPSSPTEFAKMAGRLFERVYDLKFMAKYCPGLFGGEIGLERMAKILGVQRCGDAHQAGSDSLLTAELFLKMRSQFGLKPGMYEGFLYSLSPKICGASNYLCSSVHTVHRAPPHSVILVPAVPTRPIILIRHPFSRDKSCQSRHHAAPVMLYRHPPPPVFLHRRPCSPFPALPQALPENHIHM from the coding sequence ATGAGGAAGAAACTTACATCTGTTTGGGCCCACAATTTTAAGCAAGAAATCTCCTCCGTCGATCGGTGTCTCTGCCGTTTTCCGATCGTCTCGTTCGACACCGAATTTCCGGGGTTTCTCCGCAACACCCCCAGAGGGGCTTCCGAGGGCCTCTGTTACCAAGATCTCGCATTTAACGTCGATTCTCTCAAACTCATCCAACTGGGTATCACCCTGTTCGACGACGGCGGCAACGTCGGCGGCACCTGGGAGTTCAACTTTCGGGGTTTTGACGAGGAAACCGACCCCCATGTTCCAGAATCCATCGCCCTCCTCAAAACCAATGGCTTGGATCTCGAGAAATTTGGGAAGTTCGGCATCGATTCGGATATTTTTGTGGAGGGTTTCGTTGAGATTTTAAGGGTGCACAGGGGGCGGCTCGTATGGGTGAGCTTCCACGGCCTCTACGACTCGGCCTATGTAATGAAGCTGGTGACGAGGAAGACCATCCCCAGCTCCCCCACTGAATTCGCAAAGATGGCAGGTCGTTTGTTCGAGAGGGTCTACGACTTGAAGTTTATGGCCAAGTACTGCCCGGGCCTATTTGGGGGCGAAATTGGGCTCGAAAGAATGGCGAAAATCCTCGGAGTGCAGCGTTGTGGGGATGCCCATCAAGCGGGTTCCGACAGTCTGTTGACGGCTGAGTTATTCCTGAAGATGAGGAGTCAATTTGGGTTGAAGCCTGGAATGTACGAGGGATTTCTATATAGTCTTAGTCCAAAGATTTGTGGTGCTTCTAATTATCTTTGTTCCTCTGTACACACCGTACACAGAGCTCCTCCTCATTCGGTGATTCTTGTCCCTGCGGTCCCCACAAGACCCATCATTCTCATCCGCCACCCCTTCTCCCGTGATAAATCATGCCAGAGCCGCCATCATGCTGCCCCAGTTATGCTTTACCGCCATCCTCCTCCTCCCGTGTTTCTGCATCGGCGTCCATGTAGTCCTTTTCCTGCTTTGCCTCAAGCCCTTCCTGAAAACCACATTCACATGTGA
- the LOC103433955 gene encoding increased DNA methylation 2 isoform X2 — MDGLSQATGSNPAIGLDFNNFQSGVANDDQRFLLYFIIGTYFGPDLKGERPSKSVLQRIAERLPPYTIEQLGGSRLKMAEVGQVYYYVLRKADQSAIVKLPLLSQFFHGSLRTRREDATANYPQFMDLFPLLLHPHSQFNNKDDIFENIVFIHNPEIYYIKPKDIERFKRLTGLEDFLLDRDAARLHTVPDGSVLHNVLEQELKSNGESPPASSCQSSRGTKHLEDLMELKDPLKPMHVEAPISTVPDCGTPMMHSYMSPHTNKTTSEPVEKLDRAMIFLPSLPTKKELSNIVAATRDGFALTGSAAMAKVGPTIGLIDIGECDDSYLFRVSLPGVRRDEK, encoded by the exons ATGGATGGCTTGTCTCAGGCGACAGGATCTAATCCTGCCATAGGGTTAGATTTTAACAATTTTCAAAGTGGGGTGGCAAATGATGATCAGCGCTTTCTCTTGTACTTCATTATCGGTACCTACTTTGGGCCTGATCTTAAAGGAGAGAGGCCATCAAAGTCAGTGTTGCAGAGAATAGCTGAGCGACTTCCACCATATACTATTGAGCAACTAGGTGGCTCCCGCCTGAAAATGGCAGAGGTAGGGCAGGTGTACTATTATGTTCTTCGGAAGGCTGACCAATCTGCCATTGTTAAATTACCTTTGTTAAGCCAGTTCTTCCATGGTAGCCTCCGTACCcgtagagaagatgccacagcCAATTACCCTCAGTTTATGGATCTCTTTCCTCTTCTACTCCACCCCCATTCACAGTTCAATAACAAAGATGATATCTTTGAGAACATTGTATTTATTCATAACCCAGAAATATATTACATTAAGCCAAAGGATATCGAACGATTTAAGAGGCTTACTGGGCTGGAGGATTTTCTTCTGGATAGAGATGCTGCAAGGCTGCATACTGTTCCTGATGGAAGTGTTTTACATAATGTGTTGGAGCAGGAGCTGAAGTCCAATGGTGAGTCACCTCCTGCTAGTTCTTGTCAAAGTTCTAGGGGAACGAAACATTTAGAGGATCTCATGGAATTGAAGGATCCTCTGAAACCTATGCATGTTGAAGCACCTATCAGTACTGTTCCAGATTGTGGTACTCCTATGATGCATAGTTATATGTCCCCGCACACGAATAAAACAACCTCTGAGCCTGTGGAGAAACTTGATCGTGCTAtgatttttcttccttctcttccaACTAAAAAAGAGTTGTCCAATATTGTAGCTGCCACCAGAGATGGATTTGCATTGACTGGGAGTGCGGCAATGGCGAAGGTGGGACCAACGATAGGGCTCATTGACATTGGAGAATGTGATGACTCCTACCTGTTTCGTGTATCTCTTCCTGGAGTGAGAAGAGATGAAA AGTGA
- the LOC103433955 gene encoding increased DNA methylation 2 isoform X3 has translation MDGLSQATGSNPAIGLDFNNFQSGVANDDQRFLLYFIIGTYFGPDLKGERPSKSVLQRIAERLPPYTIEQLGGSRLKMAEVGQVYYYVLRKADQSAIVKLPLLSQFFHGSLRTRREDATANYPQFMDLFPLLLHPHSQFNNKDDIFENIVFIHNPEIYYIKPKDIERFKRLTGLEDFLLDRDAARLHTVPDGSVLHNVLEQELKSNAATRDGFALTGSAAMAKVGPTIGLIDIGECDDSYLFRVSLPGVRRDEREFSCEVENEGQVLIRGVTVTGEKTVHRYSQMFEMQTQNLCPSGQFSISFQLPGPVNPQQFSGNFGTDGILEGIVMKRKDDSSKYA, from the exons ATGGATGGCTTGTCTCAGGCGACAGGATCTAATCCTGCCATAGGGTTAGATTTTAACAATTTTCAAAGTGGGGTGGCAAATGATGATCAGCGCTTTCTCTTGTACTTCATTATCGGTACCTACTTTGGGCCTGATCTTAAAGGAGAGAGGCCATCAAAGTCAGTGTTGCAGAGAATAGCTGAGCGACTTCCACCATATACTATTGAGCAACTAGGTGGCTCCCGCCTGAAAATGGCAGAGGTAGGGCAGGTGTACTATTATGTTCTTCGGAAGGCTGACCAATCTGCCATTGTTAAATTACCTTTGTTAAGCCAGTTCTTCCATGGTAGCCTCCGTACCcgtagagaagatgccacagcCAATTACCCTCAGTTTATGGATCTCTTTCCTCTTCTACTCCACCCCCATTCACAGTTCAATAACAAAGATGATATCTTTGAGAACATTGTATTTATTCATAACCCAGAAATATATTACATTAAGCCAAAGGATATCGAACGATTTAAGAGGCTTACTGGGCTGGAGGATTTTCTTCTGGATAGAGATGCTGCAAGGCTGCATACTGTTCCTGATGGAAGTGTTTTACATAATGTGTTGGAGCAGGAGCTGAAGTCCAATG CTGCCACCAGAGATGGATTTGCATTGACTGGGAGTGCGGCAATGGCGAAGGTGGGACCAACGATAGGGCTCATTGACATTGGAGAATGTGATGACTCCTACCTGTTTCGTGTATCTCTTCCTGGAGTGAGAAGAGATGAAA GGGAATTCAGCTGTGAAGTTGAAAATGAGGGCCAAGTATTGATAAGAGGAGTGACGGTAACAGGCGAGAAGACAGTCCACAGGTACTCTCAGATGTTTGAAATGCAAACACAGAATCTTTGCCCTTCTGGGCAGTTTTCCATCTCGTTTCAGCTACCTGGTCCAGTTAATCCGCAGCAGTTTTCTGGTAATTTTGGGACGGATGGAATTCTGGAGGGAATTGTGATGAAACGAAAAGATGACAGTAGTAAGTATGCGTAG